In Streptococcus oralis, a single window of DNA contains:
- a CDS encoding VirB4-like conjugal transfer ATPase, CD1110 family produces MKRKSNTLKKPKTSMTNKKEEIKGKKEEVLPSTANSLAYQALYQNGLMQVKEDYFSQSYLLGDVNYQTVGLEDKGAIIEKYSDLINSLDDQTNFQLTIFNKRLNLEKFRQSVLYEEKEDGYDSYRKELNRMMNQNLDSGENNFSAVKLISFGRKDSNPKQAYRSLSQIGEYFKSGFSEIDARFESLAGEERVNLLADMLRGEHHLPFSYRDLTRSGQTTRHFIAPNLLDFKNKNYLQINDRLLQIVYVRDYGMELGDQFIRDLMQGDLELIVSLYAQSSTKADAMKKLRTKKTLMESQKIGEQQKLARTGIYLEKVGHVLESNIDEAEELLKTMTETGDKLFQTVFLIGVFGQDEVELKQALDTIQQVAGSNDLMIDKLPYMQEAAFNSLLPFGCDFLEGVSRSLLTSNIAVNSPWTSVDLQDRSGKYYGINQISSNIITIDRSLLNTPSGLILGTSGAGKGMATKHEIITTKIKESGENTEIIIVDPEAEYSVIGRAFGGEMIDIAPDSQTYLNVLDLSEENMDEDPVKVKSEFLLSFIGKLLDRKMDGREKSIIDRVTRLTYQSFKEPSLEEWVFVLSQQPEEEAQNLALDMELYVEGSLDIFSHKTNIQTGSNFLIYNVKKLGDELKQIALMVVFDQIWNRVVRNQKLGKKTWIYFDEMQLLLLDKYASDFFFKLWSRVRKYGASPTGITQNVETLLLDPNGRRIIANSEFMILLKQAKNDREELVQLLGLSKELEKYLVNPEKGAGLIKAGSVVVPFKNKIPQGTQLFDIMSTDPDKMASN; encoded by the coding sequence ATGAAAAGAAAATCAAATACATTAAAGAAACCAAAAACTTCAATGACTAATAAAAAGGAAGAAATTAAAGGAAAAAAAGAGGAAGTGTTACCCTCTACAGCGAATAGCCTTGCCTATCAAGCCCTGTACCAAAATGGTCTAATGCAGGTAAAAGAAGATTATTTCTCACAAAGCTACTTACTTGGGGACGTCAATTACCAAACTGTTGGTTTAGAAGATAAGGGCGCAATCATTGAGAAGTATTCTGATTTGATTAACTCTTTAGATGACCAAACCAACTTCCAATTGACCATCTTTAATAAAAGATTGAATTTAGAAAAGTTTAGACAGAGTGTTCTGTATGAGGAAAAAGAAGATGGGTATGATAGCTATCGTAAAGAATTGAATCGGATGATGAATCAAAATTTAGACAGTGGGGAAAATAACTTTTCGGCTGTGAAACTGATTAGCTTTGGTAGAAAGGATTCTAATCCTAAACAAGCCTATCGTTCCTTGTCTCAAATTGGAGAATATTTCAAGAGTGGTTTCTCAGAAATTGATGCTCGATTTGAATCCTTGGCTGGAGAAGAACGGGTGAACTTGTTGGCGGATATGCTTAGAGGAGAACACCATCTTCCTTTTTCTTATCGTGATTTAACGAGATCTGGTCAGACAACTCGTCACTTCATAGCGCCTAATCTCTTGGATTTTAAAAACAAGAATTACCTACAAATCAATGACCGCTTATTACAGATTGTCTATGTCAGAGACTACGGCATGGAATTAGGCGATCAGTTTATTCGAGACCTCATGCAAGGAGATTTGGAATTGATTGTAAGCCTTTATGCTCAAAGTTCGACTAAGGCGGATGCGATGAAGAAACTACGAACAAAGAAGACCTTGATGGAATCCCAAAAGATTGGGGAACAACAAAAACTAGCTCGTACAGGTATCTATTTGGAAAAAGTAGGTCATGTATTAGAAAGTAATATCGATGAAGCTGAAGAACTTTTAAAAACCATGACCGAGACAGGTGATAAACTGTTTCAAACGGTCTTCTTGATTGGGGTCTTTGGTCAGGATGAAGTAGAACTCAAACAAGCCCTAGACACTATCCAACAAGTGGCCGGCTCAAATGACCTAATGATTGATAAACTTCCATATATGCAAGAAGCAGCCTTTAATAGTTTGCTGCCATTTGGTTGTGATTTTTTAGAGGGAGTATCACGGAGTTTATTAACGTCCAATATAGCAGTGAACTCACCTTGGACTTCAGTAGACTTACAAGACCGTAGTGGGAAATATTATGGTATCAATCAAATATCAAGTAATATTATTACCATTGATCGCAGCCTATTAAATACACCGTCTGGTCTGATTTTAGGAACATCTGGAGCTGGGAAAGGGATGGCAACCAAGCATGAAATTATCACGACCAAAATCAAGGAATCTGGTGAAAATACAGAAATTATCATCGTTGATCCAGAAGCGGAGTACAGTGTCATTGGACGGGCTTTTGGTGGAGAAATGATTGATATTGCGCCCGATTCCCAAACTTATCTCAATGTCCTTGACTTGTCTGAGGAAAATATGGATGAGGATCCTGTAAAGGTAAAATCAGAATTTCTTTTATCCTTTATCGGTAAGTTATTGGATAGAAAAATGGACGGAAGAGAAAAATCGATTATCGACAGAGTCACCAGACTCACCTATCAGTCATTTAAAGAGCCTTCTTTGGAAGAATGGGTCTTTGTCTTGAGCCAACAACCAGAAGAAGAAGCGCAGAATTTGGCACTTGATATGGAACTGTATGTCGAAGGTTCTCTTGATATTTTTTCTCATAAGACCAATATTCAGACAGGATCTAATTTCTTAATCTATAATGTTAAAAAGTTAGGAGATGAGCTGAAACAAATTGCTCTTATGGTTGTTTTTGATCAGATATGGAATCGTGTCGTTCGGAATCAAAAATTAGGGAAGAAGACCTGGATTTATTTTGATGAAATGCAGCTTCTCTTATTAGATAAATATGCTAGTGATTTCTTCTTTAAATTGTGGAGTCGTGTCAGAAAATATGGAGCCAGTCCGACTGGGATAACCCAAAATGTCGAAACCTTATTGTTAGATCCCAATGGTAGACGGATTATTGCAAATAGTGAATTTATGATTCTTCTCAAGCAAGCAAAAAATGACCGAGAAGAATTGGTTCAACTCTTAGGATTGTCAAAAGAACTTGAAAAATACCTAGTCAATCCAGAAAAAGGTGCAGGACTGATAAAAGCTGGTTCCGTTGTCGTTCCATTTAAAAATAAGATTCCTCAAGGTACTCAATTGTTTGATATCATGAGTACAGATCCTGATAAAATGGCTTCTAATTAA
- a CDS encoding PrgI family protein, translating into MNTRVFKDISKYQHRAWLGFTTRQIIFVLPAFIVTIIVLGLNLFFWQFGDWFVYGFVFAFTIPLMLFGVYKPNDLYFEHYLKYRLHFELTVPLRTITGKKGPEHEKKIKYIKETKNFND; encoded by the coding sequence ATGAATACACGAGTCTTTAAAGACATCTCAAAATACCAACACAGGGCTTGGTTAGGTTTCACCACAAGGCAAATCATCTTTGTTTTACCAGCCTTTATTGTCACAATTATTGTTTTGGGCTTGAATCTCTTTTTCTGGCAATTTGGAGATTGGTTTGTTTACGGTTTTGTGTTTGCCTTTACCATCCCCCTCATGCTTTTTGGAGTCTATAAACCCAATGATTTATATTTTGAACATTATTTGAAATACCGTCTTCATTTTGAATTAACGGTTCCCCTACGCACAATTACAGGAAAGAAAGGACCTGAACATGAAAAGAAAATCAAATACATTAAAGAAACCAAAAACTTCAATGACTAA
- a CDS encoding conjugal transfer protein TrbL, whose amino-acid sequence MNLSLVSPFVYLASEKISAENLFEGFNVDLQSTVDLIKSLSSYNPTVWTYMSSITKSVMQPLGVAILSVVLILEFSKMAKKIANSGGAMTFEALAPMLISYIMVAVVITNTTVIVEAIIGIASHAIEQVASIVAHGGAKYDTISGLKGSGFIGRMIVGFFALLIWLVRIVSAAMVNLLISIRFIQLYLMIPFAPLTIPTFLSDEWKSIGIGYLKNIMVYAVQGVLIFLIVSLVPLFESAGKIAVSNGAGVLQSLAIMFGSLIQAILLIIALVGSQRTARSILGM is encoded by the coding sequence ATGAATCTTAGTTTAGTCTCACCCTTTGTTTACCTTGCATCTGAAAAAATATCAGCTGAAAATTTATTTGAAGGATTTAATGTGGATTTACAATCTACTGTAGATCTGATTAAATCTCTATCTAGCTACAATCCAACAGTTTGGACTTACATGTCTAGTATCACCAAAAGTGTCATGCAGCCTCTTGGAGTTGCGATTTTATCAGTTGTTCTCATCTTAGAATTTTCAAAGATGGCAAAGAAAATTGCTAACTCAGGAGGAGCGATGACCTTTGAAGCATTAGCGCCGATGTTGATTAGTTATATTATGGTCGCAGTTGTAATTACCAACACTACCGTCATTGTAGAAGCCATCATCGGGATTGCGAGTCATGCCATTGAACAAGTGGCCTCGATTGTGGCTCACGGTGGGGCAAAGTATGATACCATCTCTGGATTAAAAGGTTCAGGATTTATTGGCCGTATGATTGTGGGCTTTTTCGCCCTCCTAATTTGGCTTGTTCGGATAGTAAGTGCAGCCATGGTTAATCTTTTGATATCTATTCGATTTATTCAACTCTACCTTATGATTCCATTTGCCCCTCTTACGATTCCAACATTTTTAAGTGATGAGTGGAAGTCTATTGGTATTGGCTATTTAAAAAATATTATGGTCTATGCGGTACAAGGGGTTCTTATTTTTCTGATTGTTTCTCTTGTCCCTTTGTTTGAATCTGCTGGGAAAATAGCTGTTTCAAATGGTGCGGGAGTCTTGCAATCACTTGCGATTATGTTTGGTAGTTTGATACAAGCTATCTTACTGATTATTGCTCTCGTTGGTTCTCAACGTACGGCTCGCTCAATCTTAGGTATGTAA
- a CDS encoding VirD4-like conjugal transfer protein, CD1115 family, translating to MYSGKKFLLFSLLGVLLGYLFHRLTLLYDSYTGNTLDKWTHLLMEGQDEVLQSPWNVSFTGKSSAFFLLGFVMMLLVYLYLETGKKQYREGVEYGSARFGTLKEKKFFYGKEFSHDTILAKDVRLTLLDKKPPQYDRNKNIAVIGGSGSGKTFRFVKPNLIQMNSSNIVVDPKDHLAEKTGKLFLENGYQVKVLDLVNMKNSDGFNPFRYIETENDLNRLLTVYFNNTKGSGSRSDPFWDEASMTLVRALASYLVDFYNPPKTREQLIEESRLSQAEYQNLLKLQKKEVEERKKRGRYPSFAEISKLIKHLSKGENQEKSVLEILFGNYAKKYGTENFTMRNWADFQNYKDKTLDSVIAVTTAKFALFNIQSVMDLTKRDTLDMKTWGKEKSMVYLVIPDNDSTFRFLSALFFSTVFQTLTRQADIDFKGQLPLHVRVYLDEFANIGEIPDFAEQTSTVRSRNMSLVPILQNIAQLQGLYKEKEAWKTILGNCDSLVYLGGNDEDTFKFMSGLLGKQTIDVRNTSRSFGQTGSGSLSHQKIARDLMTPDEVGNMKRHECLVRIANMPVFKSKKYNSIKHPNWKYLANQETDERWWNYQINPLNQRQENHLEGLRIRDLTFESSLK from the coding sequence ATGTACAGTGGAAAGAAATTCCTACTATTCTCACTGTTAGGCGTCTTACTAGGCTATCTTTTTCATCGTTTGACGCTTTTGTATGATTCCTATACTGGAAATACATTAGATAAATGGACTCATCTTCTAATGGAAGGTCAAGATGAAGTTCTTCAGTCGCCATGGAATGTTTCTTTTACTGGAAAATCAAGTGCTTTTTTTCTACTAGGCTTTGTGATGATGTTGCTGGTTTATCTCTATCTAGAGACTGGTAAAAAACAATATCGAGAAGGGGTAGAATACGGGAGCGCCCGTTTTGGAACTCTAAAAGAAAAGAAGTTTTTTTACGGTAAGGAATTTTCTCATGATACAATCTTAGCCAAAGATGTTCGTCTAACTTTGTTAGATAAAAAGCCACCACAATATGATAGAAATAAGAATATTGCGGTGATTGGAGGTTCAGGAAGTGGGAAGACATTTCGCTTTGTGAAACCCAATCTGATTCAGATGAATAGTTCAAATATTGTCGTGGATCCTAAAGATCACTTGGCCGAAAAAACAGGCAAACTCTTTTTAGAAAATGGCTATCAAGTAAAGGTGTTAGATTTAGTCAATATGAAGAACTCAGATGGCTTCAATCCTTTTCGCTATATAGAGACAGAAAACGATTTGAATCGCTTACTGACGGTATATTTTAATAATACCAAAGGCTCTGGCTCTCGTAGTGATCCATTTTGGGATGAAGCTTCTATGACTTTGGTTCGAGCTTTAGCCTCTTACTTGGTCGATTTCTATAACCCACCTAAAACAAGAGAACAGCTCATAGAAGAAAGTCGTTTAAGTCAAGCAGAATACCAAAACTTGTTGAAACTTCAAAAAAAAGAAGTGGAAGAGCGGAAAAAACGAGGGCGTTATCCAAGTTTTGCTGAAATCTCAAAACTCATTAAACACTTATCCAAGGGTGAAAACCAAGAAAAAAGTGTCTTAGAAATTCTATTTGGAAATTATGCTAAAAAGTATGGGACTGAAAATTTTACCATGCGAAACTGGGCAGATTTCCAAAATTATAAGGATAAGACTCTGGATTCTGTTATAGCTGTAACCACTGCTAAATTTGCCCTCTTCAATATTCAAAGTGTCATGGATTTGACCAAAAGAGATACCCTTGATATGAAGACATGGGGTAAGGAAAAATCAATGGTTTACTTAGTTATCCCAGATAACGATAGTACCTTTCGCTTTCTTTCAGCCCTCTTTTTTTCAACCGTATTTCAAACCCTAACAAGACAAGCAGATATTGATTTTAAGGGTCAATTGCCTCTTCATGTGAGAGTTTACTTAGATGAGTTCGCAAATATCGGAGAAATCCCAGATTTTGCTGAACAAACCTCAACAGTTCGTTCTCGTAATATGAGTCTCGTTCCTATTCTACAAAATATTGCCCAACTTCAAGGGCTCTATAAAGAAAAAGAAGCTTGGAAAACCATTCTTGGGAACTGTGATAGCTTAGTCTACTTAGGTGGGAATGATGAAGATACCTTTAAATTTATGAGTGGCTTACTCGGTAAACAAACCATTGATGTTCGAAATACTAGTCGTTCCTTTGGTCAGACAGGTTCAGGATCCCTTTCTCATCAAAAGATTGCTCGTGATTTAATGACACCTGATGAAGTCGGAAATATGAAACGGCATGAATGCTTGGTTCGAATTGCTAATATGCCAGTCTTTAAAAGCAAAAAATACAATTCTATCAAGCATCCAAACTGGAAGTACCTAGCCAATCAAGAAACTGATGAACGGTGGTGGAACTATCAAATCAATCCTTTGAATCAAAGACAAGAAAACCATCTTGAAGGCCTTAGAATTCGTGATTTAACTTTTGAATCTAGTTTAAAATAA
- a CDS encoding nucleotidyl transferase AbiEii/AbiGii toxin family protein, with the protein MFSNANSFKAKIKNISKDKGIPAQQVQQHYLIEQVLKLISTSSYRDSFIVKGGYLIGQMIGLDKRTTMDLDVTLKGTEMSREHLIHIFEEILCSKTDGFSFSVDKLEPIRQDDEYGGFSLKLNATFDTLKEFVFIDITTGDKITPREITYSMSSIFTNESIKIWTYNLETVLAEKLETIISRGLASTRPRDRYDLFTLYKLRKEEINLEVLKNALENTAEKRKSKDTIYNWEEQVRGIEISDYQKELWIRYQRQFKYAKDISFDNSVQVIREIMQQIF; encoded by the coding sequence ATGTTTTCAAATGCGAATAGCTTTAAAGCAAAAATCAAAAACATTTCAAAAGATAAGGGAATTCCAGCTCAACAAGTACAACAACATTATTTAATTGAGCAAGTGTTAAAGCTGATTTCTACTAGTTCTTATAGAGATTCCTTCATTGTAAAAGGAGGGTATCTAATAGGTCAAATGATCGGACTAGATAAGCGAACCACAATGGATTTAGATGTCACTCTGAAGGGAACCGAAATGAGCAGAGAACATTTGATTCATATCTTTGAAGAGATTCTTTGTTCTAAAACTGATGGATTTTCATTTTCAGTAGATAAGCTAGAACCTATTCGCCAAGATGATGAATATGGAGGATTTTCATTAAAATTAAATGCAACTTTCGATACATTAAAGGAGTTTGTTTTTATTGATATTACTACTGGTGATAAGATCACACCAAGAGAAATTACTTATTCAATGAGTTCTATCTTTACTAATGAAAGCATCAAGATATGGACATATAATCTAGAGACTGTACTTGCTGAAAAGTTAGAAACGATCATCAGTAGGGGATTGGCTTCGACACGCCCACGTGATCGATATGATCTTTTCACCTTGTATAAACTTAGAAAAGAAGAGATTAATCTAGAAGTATTAAAAAATGCACTTGAGAATACGGCAGAAAAACGTAAAAGTAAAGATACTATTTATAATTGGGAAGAACAAGTGAGAGGAATTGAAATTTCTGATTATCAGAAAGAGCTATGGATTCGTTATCAACGCCAATTTAAGTATGCTAAAGATATCTCATTTGATAACTCTGTTCAGGTTATTAGGGAAATTATGCAACAAATATTTTAG
- a CDS encoding type IV toxin-antitoxin system AbiEi family antitoxin domain-containing protein, giving the protein MVDKREKLMNSFNQYGFLTFKQVIDENLHYKTLLKMVAEGKIDAEEKGLYRLPDIYLDEWFVLQYRFPKGIFSLETALWLHGLSLTIPFNMTMSFPYGTNTKNIKEADIRPIILRSHYSEGIIEIERLPGQFIKVYEVERVLVECLRPVHQVDLQIIAPAFKKYFQQNQIHLHKLFYYAQLFKVTDKLQSYTEVLS; this is encoded by the coding sequence ATGGTTGATAAAAGAGAGAAACTGATGAACTCTTTCAATCAGTATGGTTTTTTAACTTTTAAACAAGTGATAGATGAAAATTTACACTACAAAACCTTATTAAAAATGGTTGCAGAAGGAAAAATCGATGCTGAAGAAAAAGGCTTATATCGCTTACCTGATATTTATTTAGATGAGTGGTTTGTTCTTCAGTATCGATTTCCAAAGGGAATCTTTTCTTTGGAGACAGCACTTTGGTTACATGGTTTATCTTTGACTATCCCTTTTAACATGACGATGAGTTTTCCTTATGGTACGAATACCAAAAACATTAAGGAAGCAGATATACGTCCTATTATTTTACGCTCTCACTATAGTGAAGGAATTATTGAAATAGAGCGTCTTCCTGGCCAATTTATTAAAGTTTATGAAGTTGAACGAGTTTTGGTTGAGTGTCTAAGACCAGTTCATCAGGTGGATCTTCAAATTATTGCACCAGCGTTTAAGAAATATTTTCAACAGAATCAAATTCATTTACACAAATTATTTTATTATGCCCAGCTATTTAAAGTAACTGATAAGTTACAATCTTATACGGAGGTACTATCTTAA
- a CDS encoding CPBP family intramembrane glutamic endopeptidase has product MKRIIPVYIFQQVNVLLVSLYLLKLLCIGELTILQILYGASLISFLWMYGQRKQVVKVNMKIRIKWLGIGFVSLLIISLCFSLIHAQGSTNQANLIGLQHQVPWFSFLLFLINASMVEEFLYREILWNLVRKLDIRVGLTSVLFALAHHPGTILAWCLYVSLGMFLGLVRYISDLWGSMGLHLVWNLLVYSLLLF; this is encoded by the coding sequence ATGAAAAGAATAATTCCAGTTTATATATTTCAACAAGTAAATGTCCTATTGGTATCCCTATACTTACTGAAATTGCTTTGTATCGGTGAGTTAACTATACTACAGATTCTCTATGGTGCGTCGCTTATTTCTTTTTTATGGATGTATGGTCAACGAAAACAAGTGGTCAAGGTCAATATGAAAATTAGGATAAAGTGGCTTGGTATTGGATTCGTTAGCCTACTGATTATAAGTCTATGTTTTAGTCTGATTCATGCTCAAGGAAGTACGAATCAAGCAAACTTAATTGGCCTTCAACATCAAGTTCCTTGGTTTTCATTTTTATTGTTCTTAATCAATGCGAGTATGGTTGAAGAATTTCTGTATCGAGAAATTTTATGGAACTTGGTCAGAAAATTAGATATTCGAGTTGGTTTGACAAGTGTTTTATTTGCCTTAGCTCATCATCCAGGAACCATTTTAGCTTGGTGTTTATATGTTTCACTTGGGATGTTTTTAGGGCTTGTACGCTACATATCGGACTTATGGGGCAGTATGGGGCTACATTTGGTGTGGAACCTACTAGTTTATAGTTTGCTGCTTTTTTAA
- the dcm gene encoding DNA (cytosine-5-)-methyltransferase has protein sequence MRFIDLFSGIGGFRLGMESVGHECIGFCEIDKFARESYKSIFQTEGEIEFHDIRDISDDEFKKLRGKVDVICGGFPCQAFSIAGRRLGFEDTRGTLFFEIARAAKQIQPRFLFLENVKGLLNHDKGRTFTTILTTLDELGFDVEWQVLNSKDFGVPQNRERVFIIGHSRKKGTRLLFPFRREGQATNSEILKTLGNLNPSKSGMSGKVYYSEGLAPTLVRGKGEGFKIAIPCMTPDRLDNRQNGRRFKENQEPMFTLNTQDRHGIVVVGDLPTSFKETGRVYGSEGLSPTLTTMQGGDKIPKILIPEPIQFLKVREATKKGYAQAEMGDSINLERPSSQYRRGRVGKGIANTLTTSGQMGVVVASYEGEDKQVYHVAGVLIDGQFYRLRIRRITPKECFRLQGFPDWAFEAARKVSSNSQLYKQAGNSVTVPVIAAIAQKLKEIEEKDESFK, from the coding sequence ATGAGATTTATTGATTTATTTTCAGGTATCGGTGGTTTTCGACTTGGAATGGAAAGTGTTGGACACGAGTGTATTGGATTTTGTGAGATTGATAAATTTGCTAGAGAATCTTATAAGTCCATTTTTCAAACGGAAGGAGAAATTGAATTTCATGACATACGAGATATTTCAGATGACGAATTTAAAAAACTTAGAGGAAAAGTCGATGTCATCTGTGGGGGATTCCCTTGTCAAGCATTTTCAATCGCAGGAAGACGATTGGGATTTGAAGATACTAGAGGAACTTTGTTCTTTGAAATTGCTCGGGCGGCCAAACAAATCCAACCACGTTTTCTTTTTCTTGAAAATGTTAAAGGCCTACTCAATCACGATAAGGGACGGACGTTCACCACAATCCTTACCACACTTGATGAGTTGGGGTTTGATGTTGAGTGGCAGGTGCTTAACAGTAAGGATTTTGGCGTTCCCCAAAACAGAGAGAGGGTGTTTATTATCGGACATTCTAGAAAGAAAGGTACCCGACTCTTATTTCCTTTCAGACGAGAAGGTCAAGCAACTAACTCTGAGATTTTAAAAACATTAGGGAATTTGAATCCATCAAAAAGTGGAATGAGCGGTAAAGTTTATTATTCAGAAGGTCTTGCGCCAACCTTAGTTCGTGGGAAAGGAGAAGGATTTAAAATTGCGATTCCTTGTATGACACCAGATAGATTAGACAATAGACAAAATGGTAGACGCTTTAAGGAAAACCAAGAGCCAATGTTTACTTTAAATACTCAGGATCGTCATGGCATTGTCGTTGTTGGAGATTTACCGACTAGCTTTAAGGAGACCGGTCGTGTCTATGGAAGTGAGGGGTTATCTCCAACACTGACTACGATGCAAGGTGGAGATAAAATCCCCAAAATACTGATTCCAGAACCAATCCAATTTCTAAAAGTCCGGGAGGCAACTAAAAAAGGATATGCTCAAGCAGAAATGGGAGATTCAATCAATTTGGAGAGACCAAGTTCTCAGTATCGGCGTGGTAGAGTTGGAAAAGGTATAGCGAATACGTTAACAACTAGTGGTCAAATGGGAGTAGTAGTTGCTAGCTATGAAGGAGAAGATAAGCAAGTTTACCATGTTGCCGGTGTCTTAATAGATGGACAATTTTACCGTTTGAGAATACGACGAATCACTCCTAAAGAGTGTTTTCGCCTACAGGGATTTCCTGATTGGGCTTTTGAAGCTGCTAGAAAAGTCTCTAGTAATAGTCAGCTCTATAAACAAGCTGGTAATAGTGTAACTGTTCCTGTGATTGCCGCAATCGCACAGAAATTAAAAGAAATAGAGGAAAAAGATGAAAGCTTTAAATAA
- a CDS encoding replication initiator protein A: MKRITANQYQTSERYYKLPKILFEDEKYMDMKLEVKVAYSILKDRLELSLSRGWIDEEGAVYLVFSNSKLMRLLGCSKSKLLSIKKTLKEYDLIDEVQQSSSEKGRLANKIYLGELSSTPVGNSNRPSVKKRLGQVENEKPPVSYSAPSETEVSETKYSETDSLFIEDEEDRNTQPILKRKVEKVTKYDRDYIWGLVQDQFRREGFSETASEIAMTDFERIYQYALDNVRFVRRAEVLAEFVFNGLYSVWNNRVRKGGG; the protein is encoded by the coding sequence ATGAAACGAATTACCGCAAATCAATACCAAACTTCAGAACGGTATTACAAATTACCTAAAATTCTTTTTGAGGATGAGAAATATATGGATATGAAACTAGAAGTAAAGGTGGCTTATTCTATTTTAAAAGATCGTTTAGAATTATCTCTCAGTCGTGGTTGGATAGATGAAGAAGGAGCAGTCTATTTAGTATTTTCTAATTCTAAACTGATGAGGTTGTTAGGTTGTTCGAAGTCAAAATTACTGTCCATCAAAAAAACTCTTAAAGAATATGACTTAATTGATGAAGTTCAACAGTCTTCAAGTGAGAAAGGGAGACTTGCTAATAAGATTTATTTAGGGGAATTGTCTTCTACCCCAGTAGGTAATTCAAACAGGCCTAGTGTTAAAAAAAGACTAGGGCAGGTTGAAAATGAAAAGCCCCCCGTCTCATATTCAGCCCCTAGTGAGACTGAAGTTAGTGAGACTAAATATAGTGAGACTGATTCTTTATTTATTGAGGATGAGGAGGATAGGAATACTCAACCTATCTTGAAAAGAAAAGTAGAAAAGGTCACAAAATATGATCGAGATTATATTTGGGGATTGGTACAAGATCAATTTAGACGAGAAGGTTTTTCTGAAACAGCTAGTGAAATTGCTATGACTGATTTTGAGAGAATCTATCAGTATGCTCTTGACAATGTTCGCTTTGTCCGACGAGCAGAAGTACTTGCTGAATTTGTGTTTAACGGCCTATATTCTGTTTGGAATAACCGTGTTAGAAAAGGAGGTGGTTAA
- the rplL gene encoding 50S ribosomal protein L7/L12, with protein MALNIENIIAEIKEASILELNDLVKAIEEEFGVTAAAPVAVAAAGAADAGAAKDSFDVELTAAGDKKVGVIKVVREITGLGLKEAKELVDGAPGVIKEGVPTAEAEEIKAKLEEAGASVTLK; from the coding sequence ATGGCATTGAACATTGAAAACATTATTGCTGAAATTAAAGAAGCTTCAATCCTTGAATTGAACGACCTTGTAAAAGCTATCGAAGAAGAATTTGGTGTAACTGCAGCTGCTCCTGTAGCTGTTGCTGCAGCTGGTGCTGCTGACGCTGGTGCTGCTAAAGACTCATTTGACGTTGAGTTGACAGCTGCTGGTGACAAAAAAGTTGGCGTTATCAAAGTTGTACGTGAAATCACTGGTCTTGGACTTAAAGAAGCTAAAGAACTTGTTGATGGTGCACCAGGTGTCATCAAAGAAGGCGTTCCAACTGCAGAAGCTGAAGAAATCAAAGCTAAATTGGAAGAAGCTGGAGCTTCAGTTACTCTTAAATAA
- the rplJ gene encoding 50S ribosomal protein L10 has protein sequence MSEAIIAKKAELVDVVAEKMKAAASIVVVDARGLTVEQDTVLRRELRGSEVEYKVIKNSILRRAAEKAGLEDLASVFVGPSAVAFSNEDVIAPAKILNDFAKNAEALEIKGGAIEGAVASKEEIVALATLPNREGLLSMLLSVLQAPVRNVALAVKAVADNKEDAA, from the coding sequence ATGAGTGAAGCAATTATTGCTAAAAAAGCGGAACTAGTTGACGTAGTAGCTGAAAAAATGAAAGCTGCTGCATCTATCGTCGTTGTAGACGCTCGTGGTTTGACAGTTGAGCAAGATACAGTTCTTCGTCGTGAGCTTCGTGGAAGCGAAGTTGAGTATAAAGTCATTAAAAACTCAATCTTGCGTCGTGCAGCTGAAAAAGCTGGTCTTGAAGATCTTGCATCAGTATTTGTTGGACCATCTGCAGTAGCATTTTCTAACGAAGATGTTATCGCACCAGCGAAAATCTTGAACGACTTTGCTAAAAACGCTGAAGCACTTGAAATCAAAGGTGGTGCAATCGAAGGCGCTGTCGCATCTAAAGAAGAAATCGTTGCTCTTGCAACTCTTCCAAACCGCGAAGGACTTCTTTCTATGCTCCTTTCTGTACTTCAAGCGCCAGTGCGCAACGTTGCTCTTGCAGTCAAAGCGGTTGCAGACAACAAAGAAGACGCAGCTTAA